A window from Bacteroidota bacterium encodes these proteins:
- a CDS encoding tetratricopeptide repeat protein: protein MKINRNYNLLIIDYLNGDLTGKEREEFEHELNTNPELNRMYRLHCKVDKALMQDDVNRLRDMLEEIHHEVVNKKHSVGWLKYAAAALILISVATAAMWIIMPGRHQDSDKLFARYYHVYETPGDVRSGINQTNTIFSTGLQLYDVQDYQGAYSNFIRVRQTDSSDMATPFYTAISLMELERYNEAIPYLQTVIDHQDILFSDQARWYLALTYLKTENIPGAEELLQELKRTSHHYQKMAGTLLSKMRHD, encoded by the coding sequence ATGAAAATCAACCGGAATTACAACTTGTTAATAATTGATTACCTAAATGGGGATTTGACAGGGAAAGAGCGGGAAGAGTTTGAACATGAACTTAATACCAATCCCGAACTGAACAGGATGTACCGGCTGCATTGCAAAGTGGACAAGGCTTTGATGCAGGATGACGTGAATAGGTTGAGGGACATGCTTGAAGAAATCCACCACGAGGTAGTAAATAAAAAACACTCCGTCGGGTGGTTGAAATATGCAGCGGCAGCCCTCATCCTGATTTCAGTTGCTACAGCGGCCATGTGGATCATTATGCCCGGCAGACATCAAGACAGTGACAAACTGTTTGCACGTTATTACCATGTTTATGAGACACCCGGCGATGTCAGATCCGGCATCAATCAAACCAACACAATTTTTTCAACAGGGTTGCAATTATATGATGTGCAGGACTACCAGGGAGCTTACTCCAACTTTATCCGCGTCAGGCAAACCGATTCATCGGATATGGCCACGCCGTTTTACACAGCCATCTCACTGATGGAACTTGAGAGATACAATGAAGCCATTCCTTACCTGCAGACTGTGATTGACCATCAGGATATTTTGTTTTCCGATCAGGCCCGATGGTATCTGGCTTTAACCTATTTAAAAACAGAGAATATACCTGGTGCGGAAGAATTATTGCAGGAACTTAAGCGAACAAGCCACCATTATCAAAAAATGGCCGGGACATTACTTTCAAAAATGAGACACGATTAA
- a CDS encoding sigma-70 family RNA polymerase sigma factor, which translates to MRYRGSEIIIDGIRHCDRKILNEVYSANYPLVEQFVMNNFGSVDDAKDIFQETIIIIYEKIKHSDLELTCSFQTFLFSVCKNLWFKEIRWRMKQFDEDNNDYECLRKEEVDELFATYIINRESRLFYKHFNNLSEECRKIIKFYLEKIQTKEIASIMNYEGVIDVRRKKYSCKVTLIRNIREDPEFKVMMEHENQPELQLVNN; encoded by the coding sequence ATGAGATACAGAGGGTCCGAAATAATCATTGACGGAATTAGACACTGCGACCGTAAGATTCTTAATGAAGTATATAGCGCCAATTATCCTCTGGTCGAACAATTTGTAATGAATAATTTTGGCAGCGTCGACGATGCCAAGGACATTTTTCAGGAAACAATTATTATAATCTATGAAAAGATAAAACATAGTGACCTTGAACTCACATGCTCTTTTCAGACTTTTTTGTTTTCGGTTTGCAAAAACCTGTGGTTTAAAGAGATAAGATGGCGCATGAAACAGTTTGATGAGGATAACAACGATTATGAGTGCCTGAGAAAAGAAGAAGTAGACGAATTATTCGCAACTTATATAATAAATCGCGAATCCAGGTTATTTTATAAACATTTTAATAATCTGAGTGAGGAATGCCGGAAAATTATAAAATTTTACCTGGAAAAAATCCAGACAAAAGAAATTGCCAGCATAATGAACTATGAAGGTGTTATCGACGTCAGAAGAAAAAAATACAGTTGCAAGGTAACCTTGATCAGAAATATCAGGGAAGACCCGGAATTTAAAGTAATGATGGAACATGAAAATCAACCGGAATTACAACTTGTTAATAATTGA
- a CDS encoding OmpA family protein, producing the protein MKKLLQLIRLHFLIGILLVSLTANAQNYKYPWAVGVSWHWVDFWAVELPVRDQLTQAHWVGEVLPSKISVGRSLIPSLTLEGNFGFMQYENSKIRWGGNPNHATDSVLLINNFLWYANIELQYQFANGYLLNKNSFFTPYIFGAIGATGIDEKPYLTFGPGIGLEFWPYKLIGINFTAAYKYLTDFQDYMNYSVGLKVRFGKAKDTDKDGISDKDDACPYVWGLEKFNGCPDTDGDGLVDSLDRCPTQPGPLEFKGCPDRDKDGIPDIDDKCPDIAGPVELKGCPDKDKDGIPDMDDRCPDIPGPVESNGCPDRDKDGIPDIDDRCPDIPGPVEFKGCPDSDKDGIPDIDDACPTEPGVIALQGCPDTDGDGIIDKDDKCPKEKGPKENNGCPVIEKITVIDTVKVKQIEKTLQSFADLIEFETGKYVIKPISYPKLDNIVKIMGEYPNSKFTIDGHTDDVGSDASNQTLSENRAMAVRQYFIDKGIDGSRLAAAGYGESRPRDTNATVEGRARNRRVEIHLAQ; encoded by the coding sequence ATGAAAAAGCTGTTACAACTTATCAGATTGCATTTCCTTATTGGGATATTGCTTGTCAGTTTAACTGCAAATGCTCAGAATTACAAGTATCCCTGGGCTGTCGGTGTAAGCTGGCACTGGGTCGATTTCTGGGCCGTGGAATTACCTGTCCGCGACCAGCTCACTCAAGCCCATTGGGTGGGTGAGGTATTACCGTCAAAAATATCGGTCGGACGTTCTCTTATCCCCTCTCTCACTTTAGAAGGTAACTTTGGATTTATGCAGTATGAAAATTCGAAGATTCGTTGGGGTGGCAACCCGAATCATGCTACTGATTCGGTCCTTCTGATTAATAACTTCCTTTGGTATGCTAACATTGAATTACAGTACCAGTTTGCCAATGGATATCTACTGAATAAAAATTCCTTTTTTACACCCTACATTTTTGGTGCAATTGGTGCGACCGGTATTGATGAAAAACCGTACCTCACTTTCGGTCCTGGCATTGGGCTTGAATTCTGGCCCTATAAACTGATTGGCATTAATTTTACAGCCGCTTATAAATATTTGACTGATTTCCAAGATTATATGAATTATTCTGTTGGCCTGAAAGTCAGGTTTGGAAAGGCAAAAGACACTGATAAAGATGGTATTTCAGATAAGGATGATGCCTGCCCATATGTATGGGGCCTTGAAAAATTTAATGGCTGCCCGGATACGGATGGCGATGGTTTGGTGGATAGCCTCGATCGTTGCCCGACACAACCAGGACCCCTCGAATTTAAAGGTTGCCCTGACAGGGACAAAGATGGGATACCGGATATCGACGACAAATGTCCTGACATAGCCGGACCTGTTGAATTAAAGGGTTGTCCTGACAAAGATAAAGATGGTATTCCGGATATGGATGACAGATGTCCTGACATACCCGGACCTGTTGAATCAAATGGTTGCCCTGACAGAGATAAAGACGGTATTCCGGATATTGATGACAGGTGTCCTGATATACCCGGACCGGTAGAATTTAAAGGATGCCCGGATTCAGATAAAGATGGTATACCGGATATTGATGATGCATGTCCGACAGAACCGGGGGTGATCGCATTACAGGGATGTCCTGATACAGATGGCGATGGCATAATAGACAAAGATGATAAATGCCCGAAAGAGAAAGGACCTAAGGAAAATAACGGCTGTCCTGTGATTGAGAAAATCACGGTAATTGATACGGTCAAGGTTAAACAAATTGAAAAAACCCTGCAGAGCTTCGCTGACCTCATTGAGTTTGAAACAGGTAAGTATGTCATCAAGCCGATATCTTATCCGAAGCTTGATAACATCGTTAAGATCATGGGCGAATATCCAAACTCAAAATTCACCATTGATGGTCACACCGATGATGTTGGCAGTGATGCTTCTAACCAGACCTTATCAGAGAACCGTGCCATGGCTGTAAGGCAATACTTTATTGATAAAGGCATCGATGGAAGCCGGTTAGCTGCTGCCGGATATGGCGAATCGCGACCCAGAGATACCAATGCCACAGTTGAAGGCCGAGCAAGGAACAGACGTGTTGAAATACACCTTGCTCAATAG
- a CDS encoding CHAT domain-containing protein, whose protein sequence is MIVSPIYSFLIVFVITLNVLGGEVHYGASGDNSLRAIRKDTVSRAESFYQSGNYDSALYYFSKASEFYYHASDWPTYSKSLTGISKCYRKKGDIVDAGLFLYKADSLYKVKHIEDKFLFADIEYNKSMILFENGAYHESIETINEFIKTWKPLANNKDTVLALFYNALGLNYRTLGDIDMALEYYRTAVDLKKNGEGSNDNELATYYNNVAITYLVKGSYLEAISYSKKAIDIYELSPTTYTVNLAKVYITLGGIYEQMGNYDSALIIFDKAAFIYQSHLGSNYYKLGDVYINIGNIFNLKGEWLKSVEYYNNARLILEVNNIPNKSRFSDIIYTTGLIYYNNQQYQEAKSEFVKCIDISKKFCPSYLPYTYAALADCYVMLNDPDMASQYYSMTIEERIKCSGSHHPDLAFDYLSYSIFLWRTNDSTRCFNYMQKAYDIYVLNYGIRHPSTANVLTYMGDYYSGKGAYSQALDYYQKALIAVSKNFNVEDDFSNPSIHECLSEIQLLKTLKRKAEALYKLYQLYPDSLQVLEAGLKTSQLAVDLIQYLRISYTDPESKIAVTENYRSTLITGLKIAMELYDVTKNVEFLSHAFAFAELSKAAILQETMKDAEAKIVGNVPASYIDKEKEYNHSIYASQQLVSEELLQKNPDSVKIDLWNEKLFELKNERTNFVKELEKKFPLYYDLKYGQNVITLDGLLKNMGPNEAIIEYVVEDLFIYIFACNDEGESAVAVETVDSSFYAQVEEIINDLYTENFDHQSMSEFSEFTGALYDLYTKLLLPVSALLTDKDLIIIPDGKLAYIPFEILLDEAPVSQNDYYKLGYLLKRHAIGYSYSATLLSGERFHRNVAKNRLVAFAPDYNYHTIADKITNRDTTSKDAPVHLKFVQDEVSFIARLYRGDVFKDSDANETLFKSCAGDYSIIHLAMHGFIDEDNPMYSKLIFASDNDSVDDGYLYTYEIYNLTLNATMAVLSACNTFSGHYINGEGIMSIARGFYFAGCPGIIATRWPVYDKSSAEIIKTFYSYLKKGKSKIESLRLAKLAYLESADPLNSHPHFWAGFASIGNPANVPCSDKYRPAFVLTLIILIVGISGISLLRRCGYKVKWKKRRY, encoded by the coding sequence ATGATAGTATCGCCTATTTATAGTTTCCTGATCGTGTTTGTCATTACATTAAATGTACTGGGAGGTGAAGTGCATTATGGTGCCTCCGGCGATAACTCATTGCGTGCAATCCGGAAAGATACCGTTAGCCGGGCCGAAAGCTTTTACCAATCAGGTAATTACGACAGCGCTTTGTACTATTTTTCGAAAGCTTCTGAATTCTATTATCATGCCAGTGACTGGCCCACTTATAGTAAAAGTCTAACCGGTATCAGTAAATGTTACCGGAAAAAGGGTGACATTGTTGATGCAGGGTTATTTCTTTATAAAGCCGACAGTTTATATAAAGTAAAGCACATCGAAGACAAGTTTCTTTTCGCAGATATTGAATATAACAAGTCTATGATTTTATTTGAAAATGGAGCTTATCATGAATCAATTGAAACTATAAACGAGTTCATTAAAACCTGGAAACCTCTGGCCAATAATAAAGATACTGTTTTAGCCCTTTTTTATAACGCACTCGGATTGAATTACCGGACGCTAGGTGATATTGATATGGCACTTGAATATTATCGGACAGCTGTCGATTTAAAAAAAAATGGGGAAGGCAGTAATGATAATGAGTTAGCAACATATTACAATAATGTGGCCATTACGTATTTGGTAAAAGGTTCTTATCTCGAAGCCATTAGCTATTCGAAAAAAGCTATTGATATATATGAATTGAGCCCAACTACATATACAGTAAATTTGGCAAAGGTATATATAACACTTGGCGGAATCTATGAACAAATGGGTAACTATGATTCTGCTTTAATTATTTTTGATAAGGCGGCGTTTATATATCAATCACATCTTGGTTCGAATTATTATAAACTTGGGGATGTATACATAAATATTGGCAATATTTTCAATTTGAAAGGTGAATGGTTAAAGTCAGTAGAATATTACAATAATGCAAGGCTCATCTTGGAAGTAAATAATATTCCAAACAAATCAAGATTTTCAGACATTATATACACTACCGGTTTAATCTATTACAATAATCAGCAATATCAAGAAGCAAAATCGGAATTTGTTAAATGTATCGATATCAGTAAAAAATTTTGTCCTTCCTATCTTCCCTATACATACGCTGCTCTGGCTGACTGTTACGTAATGCTTAATGATCCTGATATGGCCAGCCAATATTATTCAATGACCATTGAAGAAAGAATTAAATGTTCCGGCAGCCATCATCCTGATCTTGCCTTTGATTATCTCAGTTATAGTATTTTTTTATGGAGAACGAATGATAGTACAAGGTGTTTTAATTACATGCAAAAAGCCTATGATATTTATGTCCTCAATTATGGAATAAGACATCCTTCTACTGCTAATGTATTGACGTATATGGGTGATTATTACTCAGGCAAGGGAGCCTACAGTCAGGCTCTGGATTATTACCAAAAGGCCTTAATAGCTGTATCAAAGAATTTTAATGTTGAGGATGATTTTTCAAATCCATCGATTCATGAATGCCTATCGGAGATCCAGTTGCTCAAAACATTAAAAAGGAAAGCCGAAGCCCTTTATAAGCTTTATCAGCTTTATCCCGACAGCCTGCAGGTGCTTGAAGCCGGCCTGAAAACATCACAGCTTGCTGTCGATCTGATACAATACTTACGTATATCCTATACTGACCCGGAAAGTAAAATCGCAGTGACGGAAAATTACCGCAGTACACTTATCACCGGACTTAAAATCGCAATGGAATTGTATGACGTGACAAAAAATGTCGAATTTTTAAGCCATGCCTTTGCCTTCGCCGAATTATCAAAAGCAGCAATTTTACAGGAAACGATGAAAGATGCCGAGGCAAAAATTGTGGGAAATGTTCCGGCAAGCTACATCGACAAGGAAAAAGAATACAATCATTCCATTTATGCATCTCAACAGCTTGTTTCAGAAGAATTACTACAAAAAAATCCCGATAGTGTGAAAATTGATCTGTGGAATGAAAAACTCTTTGAATTAAAAAACGAGAGAACAAATTTTGTCAAAGAGCTTGAAAAGAAATTTCCTTTATACTATGACCTGAAATATGGTCAGAACGTCATTACTCTTGACGGACTTCTTAAAAATATGGGTCCAAACGAGGCCATTATTGAGTACGTTGTTGAAGATCTGTTCATCTATATTTTTGCCTGTAATGATGAAGGAGAATCTGCAGTAGCCGTTGAAACCGTCGACAGCAGCTTTTATGCGCAAGTCGAAGAGATCATAAATGATTTATATACAGAAAATTTCGATCATCAGTCCATGAGCGAATTCTCTGAATTTACTGGCGCCTTATACGACCTCTATACAAAATTATTATTGCCTGTTTCGGCATTATTGACAGATAAAGATTTGATCATCATACCTGACGGCAAGTTAGCGTACATTCCTTTCGAGATATTGCTTGACGAGGCGCCTGTCAGTCAAAATGATTACTATAAACTGGGGTACCTGCTGAAGAGACATGCCATCGGATACAGCTACTCTGCGACGCTTCTGTCGGGTGAAAGGTTCCACAGGAATGTTGCAAAAAACAGGCTGGTGGCTTTTGCTCCCGATTACAACTACCATACTATCGCTGATAAAATAACTAATAGAGATACAACATCAAAAGACGCTCCGGTACATTTGAAGTTCGTGCAGGATGAAGTGTCGTTTATTGCCAGGTTATACCGGGGAGATGTTTTCAAAGACAGCGATGCAAATGAAACGCTTTTTAAGTCATGTGCCGGTGATTACTCCATCATTCATCTTGCCATGCATGGGTTTATTGATGAAGATAATCCGATGTATTCGAAACTTATCTTTGCCTCAGATAACGACTCTGTTGATGACGGATATCTGTATACGTACGAAATATATAACCTGACTCTGAACGCTACGATGGCCGTATTGAGTGCCTGTAATACTTTTTCGGGCCACTATATTAATGGCGAAGGCATCATGAGCATAGCACGTGGATTTTATTTTGCCGGTTGTCCCGGGATTATTGCAACACGATGGCCGGTATATGATAAAAGCAGTGCTGAAATCATAAAAACATTTTACTCCTATCTCAAAAAGGGCAAATCCAAGATTGAATCGTTACGGCTTGCAAAACTAGCGTATCTTGAATCGGCCGATCCACTGAATAGCCATCCTCATTTCTGGGCCGGATTTGCCAGCATAGGGAATCCGGCAAATGTTCCATGTAGCGATAAGTACCGCCCAGCCTTTGTATTAACGCTGATCATCCTTATAGTGGGTATTTCAGGGATAAGTTTATTAAGAAGGTGCGGGTATAAGGTGAAATGGAAAAAGAGGCGATATTAA